In the Bos mutus isolate GX-2022 chromosome 10, NWIPB_WYAK_1.1, whole genome shotgun sequence genome, GTTAGTTGATATAGAATAATGGGACCACTGATTACATGCTTTTGTCTAAAGGGTATCAATAGTTTTTAAACATCCAGTTTAGTATGTTCCAAACACTGATCCCTGTTGGTCTAAATATCATGTTGACATAGCTGCAGTGAATCTACCCAAATAATTCTCATTAtcaaaaataattccattcaatATAATTCTTCCCATTATTTTGTTAGCCTCTTCTAAAAAAGTATTCTAGAATATATCTCTGTTGAATGTGATTCAACCTGATGTATAATTTGAACAGTAACACTTTTAAAGGGACTTTTCTTGCTGGGGTATCCTACCTGCCCCGAAGATGACTGAAACCAGACTCAGGCTTCTGTTTCACATAGGGCCAGGGGAGCCTGAAGGGTGATTTTTCAAGTTCCCAGTCAGAAAGCCAACCCCTGGATTCAAAGGTTTTTTCAACTCTTGTCTCATTTTCTTGATTCTGCCAGGATGGGTTAACTTCTTTCATAGGAACTGATTTCCTCCAGAGATGCCTTCTGCATTTCCTCCTTTGGGACAAAACACGGTGACTACCTCCTTTCTTAGATTCTACAAAACTTCACTTTTCTTCCAGAACTGGAAGTATATAAATAGTATGAAGATATCTGGGGTGCATTTCTTGTTTTATGACTACTATCTGCCCTACTCTGATGACCCCACTTTAACCTGCCCTTTTATCTGACCACCAACTCTAGGAAACGAATTTGTTCTGAAGCATCAACAGTAAAGTGGTAAATTGCATCAGGAGGAAGAATCACTCATTCTTTCGCCCTGGCATTGGGTTCTCATTGTACAACCCTGTACAGTACTTcagcaactatttttttttttttaagatttaaaaagcaaagagttaCAAAACTGTTTGTAATTAACTTGGAATAGAAAagatagcacttttttttttaaatcccattatATAGTACACCGTATAAATTACAGAGTATTCAAATGCACAAACGCATTTGTGTAACATTTATCAAATGTAACTCGCGTGTCTTTACGTGCACACACGTGCATGTTCTCAAAAGTCTCCATGTCTGTCCACTCGGTAGCGCTGGGCCTCTGTCTGTCACGTATGGCAGTGCTCCAAGTCTGGCACGCTGCTGTTGCAGTATCGCATGTTGTTGGGGATATGGCAGTCTGTGTAATTAATGCCCCCATTTGGGGTGTAAATGGGCTGCAGTCTGAAATCTCCTTTAAGGAGCTGATCGTTATTTAAGGAGACGATCTGGAAACTGGTCTCTGTCATCTCCAGGATGGAATTGTCCTTCTTCGTGCCTGCCTCGCAGTAGTCATCTTTCCGCCTGCCTCGGTTGTATTTCCACTTCTGGGAGGTGTAGCGCCCCTTTCTGTGCATGTGCCAGCAAAAGACACTGAGCAGGACCACAAGCACGAATATCACGGCGCCCCCGATCAGGCCCGCCAGCAGAAAAGGGGAGCCCAAGCTGTGGGAAGTCGTCTGTTCGTGGCTGGAAGCCGTGTTGCTGCCATTGTTCACATAGGAGTCATGGGTGGTGGCCTCCGAACAAATGGTGTCTTCTACAGCTCGGTAGTTAAACGCATCCAGGGGCACTAAACAAATCCGATAGGTGGATCTGGGCTCCAGATTTACCAGGCTCAGATGCTGCTTCTCGCCGCTGACGATGCGTTCCTGAACGATGCCCCCCACCAAACTGTGGCCCATTTTCACCCATGTGAGCTTGTAAGCCATCACAGTGAAGAGAGAGAGCCAGCCGACTTGGATGGAGGTGTCATTCACGAAACGGATGGAGAGTTGGATCCGTTCAGAAAGCGGTGGGGTCACCCTTTCTCTGCCGTCCCATTCGGGAATCGTGGGGGGCTTGGATGCTGTGGGACTCAGGGGTGTGTAGCTTCTGCTGGGGATCGGGGCGGAGAATGTGGTGGGCTGAGTTACAGGAGAAGCTGAACtcggggctggggtgaggggaggcaggCCAGGGGTCGTGGTGGGGCAAGACAACAGATTCATATTCAGCTCCCGCACGGCCATGCCCCTGACTTGCTCAGGACCTTGGCACATGAAACCTCGTACGTTGAGCGAGGCAGGGATATGTCTGAGCCACTCCGTGACCCATTTAATGCTGCAGTCACAAAACCAAGGGTTGTTCCGAGCGGTGAGCTGCTTCAGGTTGGAGAGGTTGTCGAAGACCCCTTGAGTCAACATGCGCAGCTGGTTGTTGGAGATGTCCAGCCGTTCCAGCTTCCGGAGGTTGGAGAAGGCTGTCAAAGGGATGTGGTTGATCTGGTTGTCCTGCAGGTAGAGCCTGACCAGGTGTGTACCCGGGAGGTCAGGAGGCGGGCGGGAGAGCGAGTTCCGGACGATGGAGAATTCCTTGAGCTTGGTGAGGTGGCCGAAGGTGCCCTCGGCGATGCCCTTGTTGGTCAGGAGGTTCCCATCCACGATCAGACGCTCCAAGCTCGTGAGGTTCTGGAAGGCCATGTCTGAGATGACAGCGATGCGGTTCTCATCCACACGCAGCTCCTGCAGGTCCACGGGGAGGCCCACTGGCACACTGCTGAGGTGGTTCTTGGACAGGAACAGCAACTTGAGGCTCAGGGCCTCACGGAAGGCCCCGTCTTCCACGCCCACGGTGGAGATGGAGTTATCATCCAGGTGCAGCTCCTCCAGCTTCAGGAGCTGGGCCAGGGCTGCCCGTGAAATGGTCTGAATGTTGTTTTCCTGCAGGTGGAGGACGCGGACGTTCTTGGGGAGGTTCATGGGGAATTCGTCCAGTTGGTTGCCGTAAAGGTAGACAGTGTGCACAGACTGGACGTTGTGCAGTTCTGCAGGAAACCCAGCATTATTAATTTGGTTGTTATGGAGGTAGAGTACAGTGACGCCCTCCGGGATCCCAAGAGGCACTGAGGTCAAGCTTCGCTCGTTACAGTAGACAAAGTTCCTGTCACAGCGACACACACTAGGGCACGCCAGGAATTTTGACACTTGTGAGGAGAGCCCCAGGGAAATGAGAAGCCAAGATTTCAGGAAAAAAGCCCGCTGGCCGGGCCCCTGTGTGGTCTGTAGGCCCATTTCTGAAGTACAGAAATCAAACACAATACTGtagggaaaagaaaagtaaaaaaataaaaaatagaaacagatagCTAAACCAAAATAATTGAACAGGGTTCTCAAGTCCAGAACTCCAACTAGAGGAAATGTCCTGAAGGCCAAGGTCAAAGAATATTCTTGAGGTCTCTGGTCTTCTCAGCCTGTGTTGGCCTCTTTGCTGTTGTCCTCCATGTGCAAAAATATTTCAATAGGAAGAATTTTCCACCCAGGCAACAAGTGAAGCCAAGAGGGGCCCAGCCAGGCCGACAGAACCTCTTCCGTGGTCAGGCAGGTCAGCGTGGATCAGCCCACGAGCTTCTTGGTTAAGCTCAATCTGCAATCTGTtgtaggaaagaagagagaaaagagtcaGTGAAGGGTATGCAATGGAATAAGTGCTGATCTGACTGTAGGCTTTTCAAAAATGCTGTGATTGGGACTAAACACCCAGAGGCTAGGAGTTGGCATTAAGTAATGTGTTAAGTAATAATAATTCACTTGAAAAGGTattcaagaaatgaaaatgatttgtCTTCATCGTCAAAAGAAAATCTTATTGTTGCCTCTCATTATCAATGATCATGCAGTGAATTTTACATCACAGTCCACATCTTCTCTCAGAGATCTATTTGCATATCCAAACAGAGGCATAAGAGGCCTGGGGCTGAGTCTGCTGAATCAAGGATGACTATTATAAATGCAACTGGTTACAGTCATATTTCACCATGAAACGACTGACAGAGCAAAAAATACAACTTAAGGGGAAAAATGTGAAACCCTTTTCAGTtacaaacaaatgcaaaatggAGACTGATAAAGTTCTTTGGAAAGATGCCTTTTTTCATTtgccattttttaatataaaaaacggaatcagtacacctgaaactaaaacaacactgtaaatcacttGTGTTTCAATGAAAAATTATCAAGTAAAAAAGTGACAAACGAAAAAGATGCATCTTTGTAGATAATTTTATCTGTCCCCATTTTGCAtttggcttccctgctggctcttACAGTAAAGGGTCCATtcgcaattcaggagacccgagttctatccctgggtcggggaagatctcctgaagaagggaatggctacccactccagtattcttgcttgcacaATACAATGGACAGAgcagcgtggtgggctacagtccacggggacgcaaagagttggacaccactgagcgactaagcacatgaaTACATatcaactatatataaaacagaaatatgcaTCCTTTTGATCTGACACTGTGATGAGGCAATTTAAGACGTACAGATGCATGTGTGAAGGCAGAGAGAAGACTtctttttccctcccctccctgcctcctctcatCTCTGTCTGCCTCCCACATAGCTCACACTTGGGTTACCACCCAGAAAGACCAAACTCCAGTCCATGGcacatttccacttttcccctcttTTGAGACCTCTAGGTACAGATGAGACACACCACTGTGATTCCTTTGAGAGCTGACAAGCTCATGACCaggaatacattatttttcaacaacgcaaccttcctcccacctgtgAGTGTTTTCCTGCTTCTAGAAAAGGACTTTCAGCAAACTTTGAAATGACAGGAGACACATTTGGGGAAGTAAAGGCAATCTGAAGATACTGATTAAAGCTTCTTACTCCAGAACTCTTCCATCTATTTGTATACTAGAGAGGTAAAGACATTAACTGAAAGGTGTCAGGTTTGATTTCCCTATAAAATAAGCTAACATGACAGGACACGGCAAGCTAGAAGTCACTTAATTCTCACCAATACACAGTAATTGAAACAACTTGCATCTAATGCACAGAGGAACTGTTTGAAATTGTTTCCTTGGCTGTCTTTACACGCATGAgaactaagtcacttcagttgtgttcaactctgtccatgggattctccaggcaagaataccagagtgggttgccatgccctcctcctggggaatcatcctgattcagggatcgaactctcgtGTCTaacgtcttctgcattgtaggtaggttctttactactagcaccactggggaagtctgctgtttatgtttttaaacatagttaaaaaaaaaaaaaaaaaaaaagtaacctctACTCAAGTGTCCAGAATGTTAAATTTATTCTACCATTAAAAAGACTGTGAACCATCTAAAAAATGCCTTTGCTGACCAGAAATGGTAATATACATTTTCAGTTGTTCAGAAAacgttaaagaaaaaaaagaggttgGTCGAGAGAGTCTCTTTCCAGGCAAAAAGGATGGGTGTGATACTTTATTAAAAATCAggaattatttaatttgttaaaaattacaaatgtatGTTTTGTCACAGGAAACAGGAGCAATCCCCTCTAGCAAAAATCTCCCTATAAGCTTACCgaataatttaggaaaaaaaaaaaaaaaacctaaggttAGTGAGGGAAAAGTGAATTCAATGCCATCAGCTTGATGCCATCCCTAGCTTAGGTTTCAAATTATCAAATCATCCCAACATTCCCTCAGGCTGCTACTGAGTGTGGTCTTTGATCCAACAACATGAACCTGACCTGGGAAGTTGCTGGAAACACAGAGTGTGTGCTTTAGCAAGAGCCTAGGGCTTGCACAATACAATTTGAGGAACACTGTCCTAAACACAACGCCGTCTTACTTAATCATCCAAATGctttaatttattaaatgtaaaacaaatgcaAGAGTATATCAAGTGACTGATTGGAGAAGAGTAAAAGCCTGAGGCATACTAATCACTTTGGTCCCGGGGAGACGGTCTCAAATTACATCTTATATGTAAATGACATCTTATAAGTAGAGTACCCCAATGACCAAATATATCACTTGGCTTCGACAGATCCTTGGAAATGTATGTTTGCATCACGGACGCTAATATCCAGTAGGAGCTGAAAGAGTTATTTGTAATCAGAGGAACAGACTCTCATAAAGCGTGATTTATTTAAGAACAAAAATCTGTTTGGTGCTATTAGCATTTCCTCTTCAAAAAAGGTGGGAAAGTGAGACTAAAAGAATAGAATCTAACACATTTTTGAGGATTCCACAGGAATCTTCCAAGTGTGAAAGTGGTGCACAAGGAACAGAAttttcaaagggagaaaaaaataacttcccCAGGGCCTTTAAATTCTTATGTAAAAATAATAGATGCTTCTTAACTGCATTTACAAGCTCAGTTTTAAGGTCCTAGAAACAACAAACCAATGTTTCCAGATAGTAGGATTTGTTTAGAAACTTTATCCGTGAATAGCCTCAAGGCACTAATGATTGAAGcatcaactcactggaaaagaccctgatactgggaaagattgaaggcaaaaggagaaggggaccacagaagatgagatggttagacagcatcactgactccatggacgtgaatttgagcaaactctgggagacactgcaggacagaggagcctggcgtgctgcagtccgtggggtcgcaaagagtgggacatgacttagcgactgaaaaaaaAACCGTGATAATGATTGGGTGCCAACAAAGTATTCAGAAATGGGGCTGGAGGCCATCACTGTGCATCCAAATGGCAAGTATTCCACTTGCTTCAATCGTGTTCtctgaaagggggaaaaaacacccTGAAGGCCAACCCTTTGCCCCAGGTCTTGCTCTCTGGCAGGTGTGCTTTACTTATAAGTGGTTCCTGTATAATTACATAAGAAGAGGATGTGGTCCCGAAGAAAGCTCCTAACGGGATTACATGGGGCAAACTGTCACAGTTTATCCCCCTCAACAGGAGAAAAATCTCGTCTGGATCACACTGTGTTGATCAGCTGTGACAAGTTCAATGTTGAATGAAAACAAACTCTGAGGATGTCCTTTGTGCTTCTTGGGGCTCCCACAAAATAACTGTGCATGGGAGACTTGTTCTAATTCTTGGATCGACAACAGTCTATATATTATGTCAGCCAGTAGACTGTATCTTTGTTCAAATCAGTGCAAGTGTTAAATCGCAGCCACCTAGGCAATAATGATTTTTAAGTCAGGCAGGCTGAAATCTCCATATTTTTAGCTGTAACTCCTATTAAATACTAAGGGGCGAAATCCTTCTTTGGAGAAGTCTGTCTTGgaaattttttaagagaaatccTAAGATAGAGACTCAATTTATAGAGCAAGTAGCACAGTATAGTGGTCAAAAGCATAGTCTCTGAGTCCTCACTCCACCTCTGGTCCCTTACctgaaaaatgaggataaaatagTTCCTAACTCAACAGCactgttgagaggattaaataggATAATATTTGTGAAAAGCTGTGTGAGGCCTGACACGTGACAAAGACATAACATATAAAACTGTTATTCTTGGTGTACTTGTTATGATTCATGATATCCAAAGAGGTGGACTCCAAAAtgtagagtaaaataaaaatcacctttgACCACCCAGGTTCTCCTTACTGACACCTACTCCATGATTTCTCAACATCAGCACTATTCAAATTTTGAGCCAGATAATTCTGCTGTGGAGCTGCTCTGAATGTACAGAGGTGTCTCCAGATATAGGTATGTTCCCTGGGGAGGCAAAATGCCTCCAGTTAAGAACCAGTGACCTACCCCATCTTACAAGTACCTTAAAAGCTTAGTATTTTTATTCTGATGTTATAGAGGAAATTAAAGATGCATTTCTAATAAACTGAGGCTAAACGTGCTTCATGCCATGGATACCAAAAAAGCATGGAAACTCAGCATgtttttcatctatttatttagcCAATATATTTGGTGGGGGGCACTGGAATGAGGGTACCTTCATGCAGAACTGATACAGTTTTTGACTTTGTGAGTCTTAAAAATGTAATGAGGGGAGAGCAGTGAATAAGCAGGGAATTATGGTGCTGTGTAAAGGTTTCCAGCCTCAGGGCATCAGGGAACTGCGGTGCCTTGTAAAAAGCTCTggtctagtccatggggtgacaggaAAAAGGCAGTGGCAGGAGGATTGCCTTTGTGAGGATCTGAAggattgaagaaggcaatggcaccccactccagtactcctgcctggaaaatcccatggacggaggagcctggtaggctgcagtccatggggtcgttaagagttggacacgactgagcgacttcactttcacttttcactttcctgcattggagaaggaaatggcaacacactccagtgttcttgcctggagaatcccagggacgggggagcctggcaggctgccgtctctggggtcgcacagagtcagacatgactgagacgacttagcagcagcagcagcagcagcaggataggaAGGTGCAAGCCAGGGAAGAGATTTCAGAAGTTCTGTCCAGGGATGGCCGTAACGTGGATCCAGAGGTGAAACCCAGGCCCGCTCAGAGACGGAATGGAACTTTAACCACACAGCTCTTTCTTCCAACTCTATCTGCTTCCCGCTGACACCATGCTATTTCTAGAAGCTAAGAAACAAACCTATGTTTCAAAATCATTAGCCACTTCATAATGGTTGGATATGAAAAGATTCTACTTCACAAGATGAATTTAAAATACTGAGAGCAAAAGttgtgcttcttttctttttcttctttcatctttgCTGTTTGTTTGAACATTGCTCTGACTGTGTCTCCTCTCCAGGAAAGGAGAGATTATGAAGAAAGACTTAATGGAAGATTCTAGGTAAAAACagacattttcatttatatcagAAAACACAGTTTCAAAAGCCTAAGTATAAATCAACATGCAACCAGTTCTCTTTGGAGATAGCAAGAACCTGGTCCTGCCTGTCTGTTAAAGATGACAATAACAGCAGCAGTTATCCCAGGCTCctgtaatttaactctttccATAGAAACTGAGACTTAAAAGATATAAATCAGGTAAAAGCTTTCTGTAAAGTGTTTCACTCCTAGTCCTACCTacaaagtgtctttttttttttttttttccttttttaattaattccagGAGCTTGTATTCCAGGAGCCCTTAATAAACTCAGACTATAAAAATCATAGTACAGAAAATAGGGATTGTCAATAAGTACCGCGGATTGTGTAGTATAATGACATCAGGCCAAACCTAATAAAATCTTAAATGGTTTGGCACTGAATGGATCATGCCAAGAGACAACACAGTGCCTGAAGTGATGCTACAAGTGAAAAAGCTAACTTGACAAGGAATTCTCCTGGAAAAGTGTCCCTGGGTACATCAGATTTAGAGCTTCTGGAGTTAAGTTTGTGCTTAAAAATCAGACACACACAGGTGCAGAATCCATAGGCCCAACTACACTGCAAATGTCTTTGTTACAATCTGGAAACactaaagcaatttatagatcTTGTGCACATTTCCACATTCCTCCAGATAGGTTATAAATACTGTCCCTGCAACAATCAGGAGAGTTCTATAGTTAGCTGGCCAAGATGTAGGGATTAGCAGAGGaatttggagaaaaatataaCAATAGCTACCCTCTAACTTGAAACCATTTTTCCATCTCATTCACTGAAGCTTAATCAAGCCCCTTGAAGTTTTTCTCATtagacaaatatttttctttgctaaaacaaagagagagaaagaagggaaaatgggGGAAAGGAGGCAAGGAAAGCAAGGAAACACTTTATTTAAACAGTTGACAATTTTCTGGCTCCAGTCAGTCTAGaattgaaaacattaaaattggaccaaaaaaaaaaagaagaagaagaagaaaaactattcTCCTGACAAGCATAAAATTCTCTAACACATTTGAAGAGTTGTTCTCACACGGATTTCAATGCAGTTGGTTTAAATAATAGGGGTAAGTTTAGTACTAGTTACAACATTACAAACTCAGATGCATAAACTTTGAGGACACATTTATTACTGCCATACGGCTGCTCTCAATCCACTGGGGAGCTCCCACTGACCATCCCTGGGGTTCATATAAATCTACATAATCGAGGGCTGCAAGACTAAGTCTTTAGGATATTTAATAAGCGCAATGGTGAACAGACACTGATAGAGAAGAATTTCATTGAGGCATCACCAATGGGgggtaaaaaataaaagcatatggtCCATAAAGGATGGATCTTGCCATAGCTCATGTCTATACACTTTTCAACCTATTTTAAAGGGAGGTATTTCAGTCGTTCATTCGTTTGCTCAGATACTAAGGATCTCATGGttcaggcagggaaaaaaaaaaaaaaacaaacactctgGTATTTTTTAGACTCATCTTTTGGAGAGATTTTTCCATCATCTGATCCAGTGATTTCCCACCGCCAGGAGTCATCAAAAACACTTGGGGAAGGTGATGAACCATTAGGTTTCTGGGTCCTATCCCTGTAGTTTCTGGTTTGCCTGGTCTTCAACGAAGTCTGGGCAGAGACATTTTGCCAACTTTCCCCAAATGGGTCCGATGATCAATCACTTCAGTGTCCGACCACCCAGACACGCGCTGATCAGAAACTGCTTTCAGGAAATTGAGACAGCTGGTCTTTCTTGTGTCCAGACCAAACCAACAAGTGAGAGGTAGAAGTGAGGTGGAGGCGTGGAAACACCAAAGGATGTCAGGACTTAGTGGAGCCAAAATTCAATCTGACCTCAgctcagagttccagagaatagcaagcagagataagaaggccttcttaaatgaacaatgcaaagaaacagaggaaaattcCCATTCtggaatgggaaaggctagaaatttccagaaagttggagatatcaagggaacgttCTGTGGAAGGATGGGTACGATAAAGAAAagataaggacctaacagaagcagaagagatcaagaagaggtggaaagaatacacagaaaaaaagtcttcatgacccggataaccacgatggtgtggtcactcacctagagccagacaacctggagtgtgaagtcaagtgggccttcagacTAGCATTTCTGTGAACGAATTTAAGAAGAcagaattccagcagagctagttataatcctgaaagatgatgctgtgaaagtgatgcccTCAATATATCAGGAAAtgtggaaaacagcagtggccacaggactggaaaagatcagttttccattctaatcccaaagaagggcaatgccaaagaatgttcagactactgtacAATTATGCTTATTCCACATGCTGGTAAattcatgctcaaaatccttcaagtcaggcttcaacagtacatgaattgagaccttccaggtgtacaagctggatttagaaaaggtagagaaaccgGAGATCatattgctaacatctgttggatcatagaaaaagcaacagaattccagaaaataaatctacttctgcttcattgactacactaaagcctctgtgtggatcacaacaaattgtggaaaattcttaaagagatgggaataccagaccaccttacctgcctcctgtgaaacctgtatgcatgtcaagaagcaactaagaagcaagttagaaccagacatggaacaactgtctggttccaaattgggaaaggagtctgaCAAGGCTgttatggtcaccctgcttacttatcttctatgcaaagtacattatgcaaaatgccaggctggatgaatcacaagctggaatcaaaatagccaggagaaatatcaataacctcagatatgcagatgataccactctaatggcagaaagtgaagaggaattaaagatccTCTagttgagggtgaaagaggagagtgaaaaagctggcttgaaactcagcattcaaaaaatgaagatcacgacatccagttccatcacttcatggcaaacagaggggggaaaagtggaagcagtgacaaattttattttcttggggtccaagatcactgtggatggtgactacagccatga is a window encoding:
- the FLRT2 gene encoding leucine-rich repeat transmembrane protein FLRT2 — protein: MGLQTTQGPGQRAFFLKSWLLISLGLSSQVSKFLACPSVCRCDRNFVYCNERSLTSVPLGIPEGVTVLYLHNNQINNAGFPAELHNVQSVHTVYLYGNQLDEFPMNLPKNVRVLHLQENNIQTISRAALAQLLKLEELHLDDNSISTVGVEDGAFREALSLKLLFLSKNHLSSVPVGLPVDLQELRVDENRIAVISDMAFQNLTSLERLIVDGNLLTNKGIAEGTFGHLTKLKEFSIVRNSLSRPPPDLPGTHLVRLYLQDNQINHIPLTAFSNLRKLERLDISNNQLRMLTQGVFDNLSNLKQLTARNNPWFCDCSIKWVTEWLRHIPASLNVRGFMCQGPEQVRGMAVRELNMNLLSCPTTTPGLPPLTPAPSSASPVTQPTTFSAPIPSRSYTPLSPTASKPPTIPEWDGRERVTPPLSERIQLSIRFVNDTSIQVGWLSLFTVMAYKLTWVKMGHSLVGGIVQERIVSGEKQHLSLVNLEPRSTYRICLVPLDAFNYRAVEDTICSEATTHDSYVNNGSNTASSHEQTTSHSLGSPFLLAGLIGGAVIFVLVVLLSVFCWHMHRKGRYTSQKWKYNRGRRKDDYCEAGTKKDNSILEMTETSFQIVSLNNDQLLKGDFRLQPIYTPNGGINYTDCHIPNNMRYCNSSVPDLEHCHT